The genomic DNA AATAAGAAGCTCTGGGTCAGGTTGATCCAGATACTGTTGATCCTCGCGTTACTGTATTTCGTCGGCAGTCGCATTATCACCAACTGGACTCATGTTAGCACATACGACTGGAAGATCAATTACTTTCTGCTGGCAGTCTCTCTCCTCACCATGCTTTCTGCTTTGTTCGTAATGAGCATTGTGCTCTCTATAATCCTCGGGACTCTGTCGAAGAATGTATCGATTGCCAAAGCATTCAAAATCGCATATTTGTCCCAGCTTGGAAGATACCTTCCTGGAAAGGTGTGGCAGCTGTTCGGAATGATACACCTTGCCGGCAAAGAGGGTGTTTCCCGAGCCGAGGCTGTAACGAGTTTTGTTCTGGCACAGATTTTTACCACACCTCCGGCACTGCTGATTGTCGCGGGGTTTCTGATCCTGCCCGGGTATTATCTGGATTCTGCGTTCATCTCTCCGACAATCGGATACGTTGTTATCGGGATCTCACTTATTCCTGTTGTCATACTCTTCAAGCCGTCATGGCTGCGCAATATAATCAATGCCATCGTGACGCGCTTCGGTTCAGATGCGATCAAGTTTCATGTGCGTGGTCGGATTGGAGCGAAAATCCTTGCGATGTACTGTGTCGGTTGGATTCTGTACGGGACAGCGTTCTACCTCTTTCTTATATCCGTATCCGATTTCCCACCGGGGAACTATCTTCAAGCGGTTGGCATTTTCGCAGCCGCGTATCTGATTGGCTATTGGAGTATCCTGACACCGGGTGGTATCGGTGTGCGAGAAGCTGTCCTTGTGTTGTTCCTAAGTCCGATATTCGGGAGCGGTGTTGCCGCTGCGATCGCGGCATTCGCGCGGGTCTGGTCGATTGTCGGCGAGCTGATTGCATCAGTTATTGCCCTGAGGATACGGTAGATTTGCTCGCGTCAAAGTCAGCGCCTACTCCACTGGCCAAGGCCAAGTGTCGGCTTTGACTGCTTTGTAATTGGAATCGAGTTCATCCTGGAGCAACACCAGTGCGGTGATGCGCCGCGCCATTTCGGTGACGTACTCGGCCTCCTCTATCTTCAAACCACGGCCAAGCATCACTTTCTCCCGATAGCTCAGCCACTTCTTGATTACTTGATAACCTCCAATGTAGTACTCCCATACTATCTGCGGAATATTTGCCCAGTACGCTTCATTGTTCAGGTAGACGTCAAGAGTGTTTACTCCAAGACGGCTGTCACCCGTGCCGCCGATAGCACGAATGTCAGACTTCCCTTTGCCCGGCATGCAGACTCCAGACTTGCCGTGGTGTCCCCAACCGGCGGTCATATCGAGCTCTCCTTTGACTGGATCGAGTTCACCACCGCCAACCTTTGTGATAACGCCGATATCGACGAGCTCTTTGCGGATGCGGCCGGAGGTTATACCATCGACCGGCTTTTCCGTATCCAGCAGCGCAGCGACCCGCCGACCGAGTTCCTCAGATTCGATCAGTGCCTTCTTTGAAGCCGGCAGGGGGATTCGCGGCCAGTCTTGGCGGATGCCGTCGGCATTCTCCGTAAGATACGCTGGACTGTACCCGATAGCCAACGCGTGCACCCAGATGATACCGGCCGTTTCGTGATCTTTGTCAGGATTGTCTATGCCTAATTGTGCTAGATACGCTCTTGCGGTTGGCGACAGATTAGCTGTGGTTCTTGCTTTAGGCACAACTTTTTCGAACGCCTCGGTCTGGTTGCCAGCAATCTTGGTGAGTTTCGCCTCGTGGCGCAGGCGAAGGGGGAAATGGCGGGCATGGCCGGAAAGGAAGTCGTAATCACAAACAACTACGGACAAATAGAAAGGCGGTCCTTCCGGGTCCTTGTCGGCCGTGTCTCTCGTGATAAAGAAAGAATTCGCGCGCAATTCGGCATGGGCCAACAGCTGCGGAGAAGGCCGCGAGAAAAGTGGCGCGATGTTGGGGTCAAGATACGCGCTTCTCACATCGAATGGCTTAAAAGGGTATAGCTTAATCTTACTTTCTTGGAAGACAACCTTGCCTTTTAGATTCCTTCTGCTCGCGATGGCGTCAAACTCGCCAGACGACTTCATAAACGCAGGGGAACCGTATGTGACTTCATCATCAGGCCGCGATGGGTCAAGGTAGTTCTTAATGCTGGTACAGAGTGATTCTCTCGCGTCAGGCAGCACGATTAATGAATTGCCCCTTCGTTCAATCGGTCCGTTGTATGGTCGTTCGCATGGAATATCGGTTACCCTGGGCCAAGACATGTAATCATCGGATACGTTTGCCGGTCGGAAGGAATAGCGATTTTCAGGCGTGGGGGCAGCTCTTTCGTACCTTCGGTCAAACTGCTTGTAGTTGAGGCTATCAAGCAATTGCAGACGACGGTCAACCGCGCGGGCTGCATCAACGTCATCGCGATACAGCACTTCCGCCGACTTACCGGAAAGGTCATTGTGATTGGCATGTCTTACCCAGAGGGAGATCACGACCCCTTGTTGAATCCCAGTAGAGAACTTAGGTA from Candidatus Zixiibacteriota bacterium includes the following:
- a CDS encoding flippase-like domain-containing protein, producing the protein NKKLWVRLIQILLILALLYFVGSRIITNWTHVSTYDWKINYFLLAVSLLTMLSALFVMSIVLSIILGTLSKNVSIAKAFKIAYLSQLGRYLPGKVWQLFGMIHLAGKEGVSRAEAVTSFVLAQIFTTPPALLIVAGFLILPGYYLDSAFISPTIGYVVIGISLIPVVILFKPSWLRNIINAIVTRFGSDAIKFHVRGRIGAKILAMYCVGWILYGTAFYLFLISVSDFPPGNYLQAVGIFAAAYLIGYWSILTPGGIGVREAVLVLFLSPIFGSGVAAAIAAFARVWSIVGELIASVIALRIR
- a CDS encoding N-6 DNA methylase, which encodes FLRLLAYPRKTAVDQGDRLVEFLRRVMLHTAQLTDPEDIAWFLASYAREARARVALAADLPALEGLKRGLEEALGMKFEGDKGEHFFRATLVQTLFYGIFSSWVLWAREHTTAKEKFNWHETSWTLHVPMVKSLFDQIATPTKLKPLGVAEVLDWAGGVLNRVVRKEFFQKFEEEHAVQYFYEPFLKAYDPELRKQLGVWYTPPEIVKYQVERVDHVLRTELGLADGLADERVVVLDPCCGTGAYLVETIRRIHTTLRKKGESALTAQNLKKAAMERIFGFEILPAPFVVSHLQIGLMLRLLGAPLHPDSNERARVYLTNALTGWEPPKDPKNNLPLFPELMEEREAADSVKRDAPIIVILGNPPYNAFAGTSPQEEGGLVDAYKKGLTTPVKDGGWGIKKFNLDDLYVRFFRIAERRIAKSGKGVVCFISNYSWTSEPSYVVLRSHLLRAFDKFWIENMHGNRKISEYAPDGHTSETIFSIPKFSTGIQQGVVISLWVRHANHNDLSGKSAEVLYRDDVDAARAVDRRLQLLDSLNYKQFDRRYERAAPTPENRYSFRPANVSDDYMSWPRVTDIPCERPYNGPIERRGNSLIVLPDARESLCTSIKNYLDPSRPDDEVTYGSPAFMKSSGEFDAIASRRNLKGKVVFQESKIKLYPFKPFDVRSAYLDPNIAPLFSRPSPQLLAHAELRANSFFITRDTADKDPEGPPFYLSVVVCDYDFLSGHARHFPLRLRHEAKLTKIAGNQTEAFEKVVPKARTTANLSPTARAYLAQLGIDNPDKDHETAGIIWVHALAIGYSPAYLTENADGIRQDWPRIPLPASKKALIESEELGRRVAALLDTEKPVDGITSGRIRKELVDIGVITKVGGGELDPVKGELDMTAGWGHHGKSGVCMPGKGKSDIRAIGGTGDSRLGVNTLDVYLNNEAYWANIPQIVWEYYIGGYQVIKKWLSYREKVMLGRGLKIEEAEYVTEMARRITALVLLQDELDSNYKAVKADTWPWPVE